The stretch of DNA TAATATGAGGGGGATCTCCTGCCTTTGTCAAGAGTTTTGAATAACTGTTTATCAGTCATTCATCTTCAATTTTACTTTTAAATGGCTAGGTCATATTAAAAATAAGTCATTAATGGTCTGTCTCCATATGACCAGCGCGTTGTGAAGCAAACCTGTAGCCAAAAATCGGCCAGTCACCAATCTGGGTAGCTCATCCCGCTAAATGACTCGACACGGTAAACGAATTGGTCCACTTCACCGCTGAGTAACGATTTAATCAAAAGAACATTGATAAATTGATATTAGGACCACTAATTAGCGTAGGCGGGGCTGGATGATGCTCAGTGGTGACCTTTTCCTTGGCTGGTGAACTTCCAGCTTAGGAAAAGCCCGGCTTGTGAGACCGACCTTTGGCTCACAAACGTGGCCACCACGTTCCAGCATCAGTCCAGACCAACCGAAGCGGCAATTAATCGCTATCAATGCCACTTTACTAAACTGGAATATTTTTCAAAATTAGAAATAGTTCCGTCAATAATGAAGCCGGTTCAATGGTAAAATGAAACCGTTGGAACCGTTAACATAGACACATAAAGAGGAGTGATTTTCTTGGCAACTAATCAATGGTGGCAAAAAGCCGTCGTCTATCAAGTTTATCCACGGTCGTTTCAAGATTCAAATGGTGATGGTATCGGTGATCTACCGGGGATAACCAGTCGGCTCGATTATATTAAAAAGTTGGGCGCGGATGTGATTTGGCTCAATCCGGTTTATCGGTCACCGGGGGTTGATAATGGTTATGACATTAGTGATTATTACGATATCAATCCGGAATTTGGAACAATGGCGGATTTTGATCAACTGCTAGCCGCGGCCCATCAGCGTGGTTTAAAGATCATGATGGATATTGTTGTTAACCATTCGTCAACTGAAAATAAGTGGTTCAAGGAAAGTGCCAAGAGTAAAGATAATCCCTATTCGGATTATTATATTTGGCGTGATCCTGTTGATGGGCATGCACCTAATAACTGGGGTGGCTTTTTCGGCGGGTCCGTTTGGGAATACGTTGAAAGTCGCCAGCAGTATTATCTGCATTCCTTTGCGGTTGAGCAAGCAGATCTAAATTGGGAGAATCCTAATTTGCGGCAAGCCGTCTATGACATGATGAACTTTTGGGTCAATAAGGGCGTGGATGGATTCCGATTAGATGTGATTAATCTGATTTCTAAACCGGCTAGTTTTGCAGATGGACAACCTAATCCTGGTGAACCATACGCTGACATCGGCCCAATTATTGCTAACGGGCCGCGGTTGAGCGAATTTTTGCAAGAAATGAATGCAAACGTTTTAGCCGGTCATGATTTGATCACCGTGGGCGAATCGCCAGCTGCTACAATCAAAGACGCGGCCCAATCAGCCGGGTTGACGACCCATGAGTTAAACATGGTCTTTGAATTTGAACATATGGGTCTTGATGGTAATCCGGCACCTGAATTAGGCAAGTGGAATGATCAGCCCGTTAAGTTGGTTGATTTAAAGGCTAGTTTGACGAAATGGCAGAATGGCCTTCATGGTACCGCTTGGAACAGTTTATATTGGAATAATCATGACCAGCCGCGCATCGTGTCACGCTTTGGTAATGATGCGCCGCAATATCGGGAACGGTCAGCGAAAATGTTAGCGACGCTGCTGCATTTTCTTCAAGGCACCCCATATGTGTACGAAGGTGAAGAATTGGGAATGACCAACGCGCATTTTAAAAAGCTAGCTGACTATGAAGATCTGGAATCCTTGAACGCCTATCATCACTTTGTGGATGATGAAAAACGAGTCTCGGCACCGACAATGTTAGCTTATTTAGCCCACATTTCGCGAGATAATGCGCGGACCCCTATGCAATGGAACGCTAATTTGAATGCGGGATTCTCAACTGGGACGCCTTGGTTGAAAGTTAATCAAAACTATCCAGAAATTAATGCCGAACGTACTTTGGCACAGCCAGATTCAGTCTTTAGTTACTATCAACAGTTGATCAAGTTGCGGCACACGCTGCCGGTGATCACTACTGGTAACTATCAGTTGCTGGCGCCGGACGACGCTGAAGTTTATGCCTATTTACGTCAAGATGACCAACAAACGTTACTGGTCGTCTGCAACTTTACGGCGATGGCCCAAACGCGTCATTTTGCACAACTACCGGCGCAGGCTAAGTTAGTGATTAGTAACTATGCTGATGATCGTGGCGATCAGTTACGACCTTATGAAGCGAAAGTCTATGAATTTTAGGCCATTTTAGTCAAAAAAAGCAGGCTTGACAGTCACCGACACTTTAAGTGTTGTGATTGTGAAGTCTGTTTTGATTACTCTTTGGTAACGGCGTCTTCAGCCTTAAAAGTTTGTTCCACAATATCCATAATTTGCTTAAATAACCCGATTGGAAATTGGTGAGCCCGACGAATCAAATTGATATGCACACTAGGCACTTGGACGTCTTCAATAGGAATTTCGACGAGATCGTCAGCGGGAGGCGTTGCGATATCTGAAATAAAGCCTAGCGCAAGATTTTCACGAACGAGTCCGCTGATTAAGGTGCTGTTGTCAGATTCAAATAAGACTTGCGGCTCAATTGACAATTGTTCGGCCAACTGATGGAAAACCAGTTTGTTTAAGTAAGTGGCATTCAAAATGACAAAAGGCGATTTAAGCGCTTCTTTGAACGTTGGATGGGCCATTTTAGCCAAAGGATGTTCTGGATTTGCCAAAATTTTGAAATGGAATGGCCGCAACGGGGTGACCGCTAAACGTTCATCCAACGTTTGATCCAAATTACCACTGACCGCTAAATCAAGTTGACCACCAAGCACTTGTTTGACCAGCTGATTAGCACCCATTTCAACGGTGTGCACGCTGCTCAAGAGATCTTGTTCAATGATTGGCTTGGTCAGAGCGGGCAGATAGTGTTCCCCCACGGCAGGTTCAATGCCAAGTCGCAACGTATGTTGGCGTAAATGGCCAATTGATTCGTTGACATGTTGCCAGTTGGAAATAATATCATTGGCCGCTAACAAAAGTTGCTGACCACTAGGCGTCAGCACTAAGGCCTTAGTTTTAGCTTGTCGGAAAAAGAGCGTCGTTTGAAAGTGACGTTCCAATCGTTTAATAGCTTGTGAAATGGTGGGCTGACTGACATGGAAATCAGCAGCGGTTTGTGTGTAACTTTGAGTACTGATTAGACGCTGGAAGTAATACAAATCCTTAATATTCATGAAAAATGCAGCCTCCATAAAAATAATTAATGTTAAGTCGGAACTTAACGACAGTCGATTAAATAAAATTTGGTTTTGGTTGGGCGTTTATCAATTTATTTATTAGTTAAGGTGCTCCGCAATTCTAAGCACTTAACAATTAAGCTACCAACTAATCATACCACGGAAAAATTAATTAAGTCGGGTGGACTAATAATGAAGAAAATTAACAAAGTAGTTAACGCCTTAAACGGATAAGCTTTACTAATGTTCATTTAAATTGAATTTATCTGAACCTTGATATCATCAACTTTAGGTAAATCTTCCCCTTATCCTAGCTTATCAGTTAAGGGGGTGTCTAATCATATGCCCACGAAATATCAAAATAATATTTATTTATGTTGCTTTATCAAATCTTTTTAGAATAATTATTAAATAATGATGATTGAGACTTGATGATTTTAATAAAGCTTAAAGGGGTGTATTGATAACGAAATCTTATTGGCTTCGGCTAAGGCTCATTCGTGATAACTGAAAATAATGATTAACTGATAAAAACAGTATAAATTATATTTATCGGTTAAAGGCCTGTCATATATCAAGTGATAATTGAATGGGTATGACGACACGCCTATTAACAATGGGATACACCCATCTTATCGTATTTTGGTACGGATTGCGCAAACAAAGGTTGACCCCTTGAAGCTATAAATGAGTCTAATAGTCATTTTAAACGGTCCATATAAGACTGAAGCTTAGTTATTAAGGTTCGTTCTGATGGGCATAATGACCACTTATTAGTTAAAGGGGTGCTACGGTTTGCGCTTTTAAGGACTTCGTTACAAGCAAACGTTAATTTACACTAAAAACAATAATAACGACAATTTAGATTGACATAAATTATTATAATACTGATAAATGATAAAAGCCCGTAAAATGCAATCCGGATTAATGTTTGTTAACTAAACATAAATATTTATTATAGTTATTCGAGTAATAAAAAAGTGTGAGTGGCATACTCACACTTAAAGTGACTTTAAGCATCATCGTCATCGGAATCGTCGGTGGCTAAATGACGTAATTTTATCCGACCGAAAATATCTAGGCCGATGCCAAGAAGTACCATGCCAGTGAGATAGTATCGTAACGTGGGGTAAAGTGTGGCGGGGTCATCGCGCACGGTAATGACGGCAGCACCAATCACACTAATTAAAGCAAAGAATAGTCGACCGTTCACCAGTATCAATTTTTGATCCAAATCAATTTTCCTCTCAGTTATGCGAACAAACTTACCAATTGGAAAGATTATAAATGTGAGAACGTTTGCAAGTCAATTCCTTTGACTAATGACAATTTTTAAGGCCTTTGCTGGGAATTTTGACGCATTACGTGATTTAAAACTAAGACGGTCAGTAAAGCTAAGCCGGCGAAAAGTGCGGCACCATCGCCTAACCGCATTAAGCCACCGTGAGCCAACACACCAGCAGCGGTCGCCGAACCGAGGGAAATACCGATATTAAAGAAAATCGCATTGAGCGACGAGGCTAATAAAATAGCTTGCGGATAGTCGGCTTCTGCCACGTCCAGAAAGTGAATCTGAATGGGTGAATTTACGACGGAAATGATCAGCGCCAAAATCAAGAATACGAGCATACCAGTCAGTTTAGTCGTCATTGCCAATGGTAGAAGTAATAGTAGCACAATGTCTACCAGATAAAAGCGTGGCAGGGTGGTCAAGCCATGGCG from Lactiplantibacillus brownii encodes:
- a CDS encoding LysR family transcriptional regulator — translated: MNIKDLYYFQRLISTQSYTQTAADFHVSQPTISQAIKRLERHFQTTLFFRQAKTKALVLTPSGQQLLLAANDIISNWQHVNESIGHLRQHTLRLGIEPAVGEHYLPALTKPIIEQDLLSSVHTVEMGANQLVKQVLGGQLDLAVSGNLDQTLDERLAVTPLRPFHFKILANPEHPLAKMAHPTFKEALKSPFVILNATYLNKLVFHQLAEQLSIEPQVLFESDNSTLISGLVRENLALGFISDIATPPADDLVEIPIEDVQVPSVHINLIRRAHQFPIGLFKQIMDIVEQTFKAEDAVTKE
- a CDS encoding glycoside hydrolase family 13 protein — translated: MATNQWWQKAVVYQVYPRSFQDSNGDGIGDLPGITSRLDYIKKLGADVIWLNPVYRSPGVDNGYDISDYYDINPEFGTMADFDQLLAAAHQRGLKIMMDIVVNHSSTENKWFKESAKSKDNPYSDYYIWRDPVDGHAPNNWGGFFGGSVWEYVESRQQYYLHSFAVEQADLNWENPNLRQAVYDMMNFWVNKGVDGFRLDVINLISKPASFADGQPNPGEPYADIGPIIANGPRLSEFLQEMNANVLAGHDLITVGESPAATIKDAAQSAGLTTHELNMVFEFEHMGLDGNPAPELGKWNDQPVKLVDLKASLTKWQNGLHGTAWNSLYWNNHDQPRIVSRFGNDAPQYRERSAKMLATLLHFLQGTPYVYEGEELGMTNAHFKKLADYEDLESLNAYHHFVDDEKRVSAPTMLAYLAHISRDNARTPMQWNANLNAGFSTGTPWLKVNQNYPEINAERTLAQPDSVFSYYQQLIKLRHTLPVITTGNYQLLAPDDAEVYAYLRQDDQQTLLVVCNFTAMAQTRHFAQLPAQAKLVISNYADDRGDQLRPYEAKVYEF